A genomic stretch from Malus domestica chromosome 15, GDT2T_hap1 includes:
- the LOC103431357 gene encoding thioredoxin-like fold domain-containing protein MRL7L, chloroplastic isoform X3, producing the protein MWRPICSRRFAFCWLGFWAAAADAEGFGFSSSSSSQAQICYLPFTDCCQVLKMALQTTTALPYLFSSPKPNNKFFMLLSLPPHSQQTQANHNRVWMNTAASVPTHVHSFNFTRLYASKTYSQQEGDSDDDDDDDEPSSGNKDDPYFMGSQERREWRNTIRRVLDTNPAVEEELDPSERTKKVQQLLANYPLVVEEEDPEWPEDADGRGFKLDQFFDKITIKNTPKKDDDENDDSDSEVVWQDDNYIRPIKDVSTAEWEETVFKDISPLIILVHNRYRRPKENEKIRNELEKAIHIIWNCRLPSPRCIAVDAVTEHDLVSALQVSAFPEIIFTKAGKILYREKEIRSGDELSKVMAFFYYGAARPPCLNGIGDRQEAIPYVPVSSQP; encoded by the exons ATGTGGAGGCCCAT TTGCAGCAGGCGCTTTGCGTTCTGCTGGTTGGGGTTTTGGGCTGCTGCGGCTGATGCAGAGGGTTTTGGTTTCTCCTCGTCATCATCATCCCAAGCTCAG ATTTGCTATCTGCCATTTACCGACTGCTGTCAAGTGTTGAAAATGGCTCTGCAAACTACCACCGCACTTCCCTATCTCTTCTCCTCAccaaaacccaacaacaaaTTCTTCATGCTCCTTTCGTTGCCTCCTCATTCCCAGCAAACCCAAGCTAATCACAACAGAGTATGGATGAACACCGCTGCGAGTGTCCCAACACATGTCCATAGCTTCAACTTTACTAGATTGTATGCTTCTAAAACGTATAGCCAACAAGAGGGAGActctgatgatgatgatgatgatgatgaacctTCTTCCGGTAACAAAGATGATCCCTATTTCATGGGTTCTCAAGAGAGACGTGAATGGAGAAACACAATTAGACGAGTTTTGGATACCAACCCCGCTGTTGAGGAGGAGTTAGACCCTAGTGAAAGGACAAAGAAGGTGCAACAACTTCTGGCCAATTATCCTCTTGTTGTAGAAGAGGAGGATCCTGAATGGCCTGAGGATGCGGATGGCCGCGGTTTCAAGTTGGATCAATTCTTTGACAAGATTACCATCAAGAATACGCCAAAGAAGGATGACGATGAGAATGATGACAGCGACAGTGAAGTAGTGTGGCAAGATGATAACTACATTCGTCCCATTAAAGATGTATCAACTGCAGAATGGGAAGAGACTGTTTTCAAGGACATCAGCCCTTTGATCATTCTTGTACACAATCGCTATAGAAG ACCAAAAGAGAATGAAAAAATTCGGAATGAACTGGAGAAGGCTATACACATCATATGGAACTGCAGGCTACCTTCACCAAGA TGTATTGCAGTTGATGCTGTTACTGAGCATGATTTGGTATCTGCTCTCCAAGTGTCTGCCTTCCCTGAGATCATCTTCACTAAAGCTGGGAAGATCTTATATCGTGAGAAAG AAATTCGAAGTGGAGATGAGTTGTCAAAGGTGATGGCTTTCTTTTACTATGGAGCAGCCAGACCACCTTGTTTGAATGGCATTGGAGATAGGCAGGAAGCAATTCCATATGTTCCCGTCAGCTCCCAACCATAA
- the LOC103431357 gene encoding thioredoxin-like fold domain-containing protein MRL7L, chloroplastic isoform X2, whose translation MWRPICSCSRRFAFCWLGFWAAAADAEGFGFSSSSSSQAQICYLPFTDCCQVLKMALQTTTALPYLFSSPKPNNKFFMLLSLPPHSQQTQANHNRVWMNTAASVPTHVHSFNFTRLYASKTYSQQEGDSDDDDDDDEPSSGNKDDPYFMGSQERREWRNTIRRVLDTNPAVEEELDPSERTKKVQQLLANYPLVVEEEDPEWPEDADGRGFKLDQFFDKITIKNTPKKDDDENDDSDSEVVWQDDNYIRPIKDVSTAEWEETVFKDISPLIILVHNRYRRPKENEKIRNELEKAIHIIWNCRLPSPRCIAVDAVTEHDLVSALQVSAFPEIIFTKAGKILYREKEIRSGDELSKVMAFFYYGAARPPCLNGIGDRQEAIPYVPVSSQP comes from the exons ATGTGGAGGCCCAT TTGCAGTTGCAGCAGGCGCTTTGCGTTCTGCTGGTTGGGGTTTTGGGCTGCTGCGGCTGATGCAGAGGGTTTTGGTTTCTCCTCGTCATCATCATCCCAAGCTCAG ATTTGCTATCTGCCATTTACCGACTGCTGTCAAGTGTTGAAAATGGCTCTGCAAACTACCACCGCACTTCCCTATCTCTTCTCCTCAccaaaacccaacaacaaaTTCTTCATGCTCCTTTCGTTGCCTCCTCATTCCCAGCAAACCCAAGCTAATCACAACAGAGTATGGATGAACACCGCTGCGAGTGTCCCAACACATGTCCATAGCTTCAACTTTACTAGATTGTATGCTTCTAAAACGTATAGCCAACAAGAGGGAGActctgatgatgatgatgatgatgatgaacctTCTTCCGGTAACAAAGATGATCCCTATTTCATGGGTTCTCAAGAGAGACGTGAATGGAGAAACACAATTAGACGAGTTTTGGATACCAACCCCGCTGTTGAGGAGGAGTTAGACCCTAGTGAAAGGACAAAGAAGGTGCAACAACTTCTGGCCAATTATCCTCTTGTTGTAGAAGAGGAGGATCCTGAATGGCCTGAGGATGCGGATGGCCGCGGTTTCAAGTTGGATCAATTCTTTGACAAGATTACCATCAAGAATACGCCAAAGAAGGATGACGATGAGAATGATGACAGCGACAGTGAAGTAGTGTGGCAAGATGATAACTACATTCGTCCCATTAAAGATGTATCAACTGCAGAATGGGAAGAGACTGTTTTCAAGGACATCAGCCCTTTGATCATTCTTGTACACAATCGCTATAGAAG ACCAAAAGAGAATGAAAAAATTCGGAATGAACTGGAGAAGGCTATACACATCATATGGAACTGCAGGCTACCTTCACCAAGA TGTATTGCAGTTGATGCTGTTACTGAGCATGATTTGGTATCTGCTCTCCAAGTGTCTGCCTTCCCTGAGATCATCTTCACTAAAGCTGGGAAGATCTTATATCGTGAGAAAG AAATTCGAAGTGGAGATGAGTTGTCAAAGGTGATGGCTTTCTTTTACTATGGAGCAGCCAGACCACCTTGTTTGAATGGCATTGGAGATAGGCAGGAAGCAATTCCATATGTTCCCGTCAGCTCCCAACCATAA
- the LOC103400296 gene encoding poly(ADP-ribose) glycohydrolase 1-like isoform X2: protein METMEGREDLKSILEYLPVVVRSCSLFWPPQVVDALKVLAGGPDQSGVHSGELLFIAISDLRHSLLLSSHPFAPSAPYGYALFFNELMSRGEARKWFGEVVPALANLLLRLPALLEYHYQNAGDLIHGVKTGLRLLDSQEAGIVLLSQELISALLGCSLFCLFPTNKRGARHLPTINCDHLFAALYDSYSEQQENKIRCIIHYFERISCHMPEGFVSFERKVLPLKHDPLSISYPKASFWSKSDIPLCRFEVNSSDSGLIEDQSSGALEVDFANKNIGGGALRKGCVQEEIRFMINPELIASMLFMPSMEDNEAIEIIGAERFSDYTGYASSFRFAGDYVDTRDVDSLRRRKTRIIAIDALCSPGMRQYKQDFLLRETNKAFCGFFQQSKDQHNKRLFREDGCSGVQLHPDVKDSSDICSDNRLETSENSDEVFGGQSVHQQIRDSEMSLDNEDDEVGIATGNWGCGAFGGDPEVKAVVQWLAASQAERPFILYYTLGSKALRNIEQVTRWIRSHEWTVGDLWNLLVEYSTQRLKGETDDGFFTWLLPSLFAPHHDTDMLDLPISP, encoded by the exons ATGGAGACAATGGAAGGGAGGGAAGACTTGAAGTCGATACTAGAGTATCTGCCGGTGGTGGTACGGTCTTGCAGTCTGTTCTGGCCGCCGCAAGTGGTGGATGCTCTAAAGGTGTTGGCGGGAGGTCCTGATCAGAGTGGGGTGCATTCTGGGGAGCTGCTATTCATAGCCATTTCGGACCTCCGGCACTCTCTTTTGCTCTCCTCTCACCCCTTCGCTCCTTCCGCCCCATACGGCTACGCCCTCTTCTTCAATGAG CTCATGTCCAGGGGGGAAGCGAGGAAATGGTTTGGAGAGGTTGTCCCGGCATTGGCGAATTTGCTTTTGCGCTTGCCCGCTCTGCTAGAATACCACTATCAAAACGCAGGTGACCTTATCCATGGAGTCAAAACTGGCCTTCGTCTACTGGATTCACAAGAAGCAGGAATCGTGTTGCTCAGCCAG GAACTAATTAGTGCTCTTCTCGGGTGCTCGTTATTTTGTTTGTTCCCCACCAATAAACGAGGTGCCAGACATCTCCCAACCATCAACTGCGATCATTTGTTTGC GGCGTTATATGACAGTTATAGTGAACAACAGGAGAATAAGATAAGGTGCATTATACACTACTTTGAAAGGATAAGTTGCCATATGCCTGAGGGTTTTGTCTCATTTGAGCGGAAAGTTCTTCCTCTGAAACATGATCCTTTAAGCATTTCTTACCCCAAGGCTAGTTTTTGGAGCAAGTCAGACATTCCTCTCTGCCGCTTTGAG GTTAACAGCTCAGACTCAGGCTTGATAGAAGATCAGTCAAGTGGGGCTCTTGAAGTTGACTTTGCAAACAAAAATATAGGAGGTGGTGCTCTTCGCAAGGGCTGTGTACAG GAAGAGATCCGTTTCATGATCAATCCTGAATTAATTGCTAGCATGCTGTTCATGCCTTCCATGGAAGATAATGAGGCTATAGAAATTATTGGTGCAGAAAGGTTTTCCGATTATACAGG GTATGCTTCTTCTTTTCGTTTTGCTGGTGACTATGTGGACACAAGGGATGTAGACTCTCTCAGAAGACGTAAAACCAGAATTATTGCAATAGATGCATTATGCAGCCCAGGGATGAGACAATATAAACAAGACTTCCTCCTCCg GGAAACTAATAAGGCATTCTGTGGATTTTTTCAACAATCGAAAGATCAGCACAACAAGAGATTGTTTCGAGAGGATGGATGTTCTGGAGTTCAGCTTCATCCAGATGTTAAAGACTCCAGTGACATTTGTAGTGATAATCGTTTG GAAACTAGCGAAAATTCTGATGAGGTGTTTGGAGGACAATCTGTACACCAACAGATCAGAGATTCTGAGATGTCTCTGGataatgaggatgatgaagttGGGATTGCAACTGGGAATTGGGGATGTGGTGCTTTTGGAGGAGATCCTGAAGTGAAGGCCGTAGTTCAGTGGCTAGCTGCCTCTCAG GCAGAAAGACCATTCATTTTGTACTACACGCTTGGCTCGAAGGCATTGCGAAACATAGAGCAG GTAACTCGATGGATACGTTCGCATGAATGGACAGTTGGAGATCTGTGGAATTTGTTGGTGGAGTACTCAACGCAGAGATTGAAGGGAGAGACGGATGATGGATTCTTTACTTGGCTCCTTCCATCTCTATTTGCCCCTCATCATGATACCGATATGTTGGATTTGCCTATTTCGCCTTAA
- the LOC103431358 gene encoding uncharacterized protein: MNRSLSSKLAKKATPAPPMATANKKKKQKEQSRRDPLRDLNAVTVGTSNTGSDASSSISVEAPRGCLRFLLSHSSSSNSKTPLYTPKTLSKTPKSAPAVRPTRPSKSKDNRSKFNALENPEKPTSRNASKSKNNSSRSGPKSKTCSVSKSNGNSLSKLESGSEVEGRIVRVVGNAGQPTELKSDGIDGNFTPLSKIPTGLGLDSKADKAEDVLENSDKSNSRTPPVQASVSPEIQCGSSVVSTSKLACYSAGHVLSGITDKRKCRAKGILSVGQNDSGFSKGKALGSFEDDADDADDEGDGHVDGTGKGVVGNLDAWVVPLPTEASMHWLLSPCDEEDEDHKEHSDNSLQNSVGSVNLYSPFSTSGRHGFSSDVCEKTNTGSTTNCSRRRTPISPSFHEVLEPVNEHVGVLASPHCTPCCEAVTLDEERKHHYGYDGETSPFSMFSLDSGNVIRTPLSGSSIENHRKHYFDSELSSVAEAIQMASLSPETNSHALIEDQIESSFQFECLTTACGSISQLHKVLDDRASWLSNSTLENISQSEMRISWREGLMSRIYDMDEDDCCRCLSDEEEDINGCGKDPLKKEEASQSPELNVQVGEEDENVTFKLWTAEVLDDEGGGIHPKLSSRVCATAESISTDGGGGLLASGDSDWSQCYKNELFNA, translated from the coding sequence ATGAACCGATCGTTGTCGTCAAAGCTCGCCAAGAAAGCCACTCCGGCCCCGCCAATGGCGACGgcgaacaagaagaagaagcaaaaggAGCAGAGCCGTCGAGATCCACTACGGGATCTCAATGCCGTCACCGTTGGCACTAGCAACACTGGCAGCGACGCTTCTTCTTCAATCTCGGTCGAAGCCCCGCGAGGTTGCCTCAGGTTCCTTCTCTCTCATTCTTCTTCCTCTAATTCAAAAACCCCTCTTTACACACCTAAAACTCTCTCCAAAACCCCTAAATCAGCTCCTGCTGTAAGGCCTACAAGACCATCAAAATCCAAGGATAACCGTTCCAAATTCAATGCTTTGGAAAACCCAGAGAAACCCACCTCACGAAATGCAAGTAAATCTAAGAATAATTCTTCTAGAAGTGGACCAAAGTCGAAAACTTGTTCagtttcaaaatcaaatggaaaTTCCCTGAGTAAGTTAGAATCTGGGTCTGAGGTGGAAGGTAGAATTGTAAGGGTGGTGGGCAATGCAGGTCAGCCCACTGAGCTCAAATCAGATGGTATTGATGGAAATTTTACTCCTTTGAGTAAGATACCGACTGGGTTGGGTTTGGACTCCAAGGCTGATAAGGCTGAGGATGTGCTCGAGAATTCTGACAAATCTAATAGTAGAACCCCACCAGTTCAGGCCTCCGTATCTCCAGAGATACAATGCGGATCATCTGTGGTGTCCACGAGCAAGCTTGCTTGTTATTCTGCTGGTCATGTCCTTTCAGGGATCACTGACAAGAGGAAGTGCAGAGCTAAAGGAATTCTCAGTGTAGGACAGAATGATTCGGGCTTCAGTAAAGGGAAGGCTTTAGGCAGCTTTGAGGATGATGCCGACGACGCAGATGATGAAGGTGATGGTCATGTTGATGGAACTGGCAAAGGGGTTGTTGGCAATCTGGATGCTTGGGTTGTTCCTTTACCTACTGAAGCTTCAATGCATTGGCTTTTGTCACCGTGTGATGAAGAGGATGAGGATCACAAGGAGCATTCCGATAATAGCTTACAGAATTCTGTAGGTTCCGTGAATCTTTATTCTCCATTTTCAACCTCAGGTCGTCATGGATTTTCTTCAGATGTATGTGAAAAAACTAACACGGGAAGTACTACTAATTGTAGCAGGAGGAGAACTCCAATTTCTCCTAGTTTTCATGAAGTTCTGGAGCCCGTAAATGAGCATGTTGGTGTTTTGGCTTCTCCACATTGCACGCCTTGTTGTGAGGCTGTAACCTTGGACGAGGAGAGAAAACACCACTATGGCTATGACGGTGAGACTTCTCCATTTTCTATGTTTTCACTGGACAGTGGCAATGTTATCCGTACTCCTCTATCAGGCTCGAGTATAGAAAATCATAGGAAACACTACTTTGATTCTGAACTGAGTTCAGTGGCTGAAGCTATTCAGATGGCAAGCTTGTCCCCGGAGACGAACAGTCATGCACTGATTGAGGATCAGATTGAATCCAGTTTCCAGTTTGAATGTCTAACCACCGCTTGCGGTTCAATCAGTCAATTGCATAAAGTTTTGGATGATCGCGCTTCCTGGCTCTCCAACTCTACACTAGAGAATATATCACAATCGGAGATGAGGATATCATGGAGAGAAGGGTTAATGAGTCGTATCTACGATATGGATGAAGATGATTGCTGCAGATGTTTATCCGATGAAGAGGAAGATATTAATGGGTGCGGCAAAGATCCATTAAAAAAGGAAGAAGCAAGTCAAAGTCCTGAACTCAATGTCCAggtaggggaagaagatgagaatGTAACTTTTAAGTTGTGGACGGCAGAAGTTTTGGATGATGAAGGAGGCGGCATTCATCCTAAGTTGTCATCAAGAGTGTGTGCTACTGCTGAGTCGATAAGCACTGATGGCGGTGGGGGGTTGCTTGCTTCAGGGGATTCAGATTGGAGTCAGTGCTACAAGAATGAGCTGTTCAATGCATAA
- the LOC103431357 gene encoding thioredoxin-like fold domain-containing protein MRL7L, chloroplastic isoform X1, producing MQASYVIYESWKTERVYVEAHVSSSLLSWAGLLICGLGLGVKRSNSYKWKPALSDSFDSCSCSRRFAFCWLGFWAAAADAEGFGFSSSSSSQAQICYLPFTDCCQVLKMALQTTTALPYLFSSPKPNNKFFMLLSLPPHSQQTQANHNRVWMNTAASVPTHVHSFNFTRLYASKTYSQQEGDSDDDDDDDEPSSGNKDDPYFMGSQERREWRNTIRRVLDTNPAVEEELDPSERTKKVQQLLANYPLVVEEEDPEWPEDADGRGFKLDQFFDKITIKNTPKKDDDENDDSDSEVVWQDDNYIRPIKDVSTAEWEETVFKDISPLIILVHNRYRRPKENEKIRNELEKAIHIIWNCRLPSPRCIAVDAVTEHDLVSALQVSAFPEIIFTKAGKILYREKEIRSGDELSKVMAFFYYGAARPPCLNGIGDRQEAIPYVPVSSQP from the exons ATGCAGGCATCATACGTAATATACGAAAGTTGGAAGACTGAAAGAGTGTATGTGGAGGCCCATGTAAGTTCCTCGTTGCTCTCGTGGGCTGGGCTTTTGATCTGTGGGCTTGGGCTTGGGGTTAAAAGGTCAAACAGTTACAAGTGGAAGCCTGCCTTATCTGATTCATTTGACAGTTGCAGTTGCAGCAGGCGCTTTGCGTTCTGCTGGTTGGGGTTTTGGGCTGCTGCGGCTGATGCAGAGGGTTTTGGTTTCTCCTCGTCATCATCATCCCAAGCTCAG ATTTGCTATCTGCCATTTACCGACTGCTGTCAAGTGTTGAAAATGGCTCTGCAAACTACCACCGCACTTCCCTATCTCTTCTCCTCAccaaaacccaacaacaaaTTCTTCATGCTCCTTTCGTTGCCTCCTCATTCCCAGCAAACCCAAGCTAATCACAACAGAGTATGGATGAACACCGCTGCGAGTGTCCCAACACATGTCCATAGCTTCAACTTTACTAGATTGTATGCTTCTAAAACGTATAGCCAACAAGAGGGAGActctgatgatgatgatgatgatgatgaacctTCTTCCGGTAACAAAGATGATCCCTATTTCATGGGTTCTCAAGAGAGACGTGAATGGAGAAACACAATTAGACGAGTTTTGGATACCAACCCCGCTGTTGAGGAGGAGTTAGACCCTAGTGAAAGGACAAAGAAGGTGCAACAACTTCTGGCCAATTATCCTCTTGTTGTAGAAGAGGAGGATCCTGAATGGCCTGAGGATGCGGATGGCCGCGGTTTCAAGTTGGATCAATTCTTTGACAAGATTACCATCAAGAATACGCCAAAGAAGGATGACGATGAGAATGATGACAGCGACAGTGAAGTAGTGTGGCAAGATGATAACTACATTCGTCCCATTAAAGATGTATCAACTGCAGAATGGGAAGAGACTGTTTTCAAGGACATCAGCCCTTTGATCATTCTTGTACACAATCGCTATAGAAG ACCAAAAGAGAATGAAAAAATTCGGAATGAACTGGAGAAGGCTATACACATCATATGGAACTGCAGGCTACCTTCACCAAGA TGTATTGCAGTTGATGCTGTTACTGAGCATGATTTGGTATCTGCTCTCCAAGTGTCTGCCTTCCCTGAGATCATCTTCACTAAAGCTGGGAAGATCTTATATCGTGAGAAAG AAATTCGAAGTGGAGATGAGTTGTCAAAGGTGATGGCTTTCTTTTACTATGGAGCAGCCAGACCACCTTGTTTGAATGGCATTGGAGATAGGCAGGAAGCAATTCCATATGTTCCCGTCAGCTCCCAACCATAA
- the LOC103400296 gene encoding poly(ADP-ribose) glycohydrolase 1-like isoform X1 produces the protein METMEGREDLKSILEYLPVVVRSCSLFWPPQVVDALKVLAGGPDQSGVHSGELLFIAISDLRHSLLLSSHPFAPSAPYGYALFFNELMSRGEARKWFGEVVPALANLLLRLPALLEYHYQNAGDLIHGVKTGLRLLDSQEAGIVLLSQELISALLGCSLFCLFPTNKRGARHLPTINCDHLFAALYDSYSEQQENKIRCIIHYFERISCHMPEGFVSFERKVLPLKHDPLSISYPKASFWSKSDIPLCRFEVNSSDSGLIEDQSSGALEVDFANKNIGGGALRKGCVQEEIRFMINPELIASMLFMPSMEDNEAIEIIGAERFSDYTGYASSFRFAGDYVDTRDVDSLRRRKTRIIAIDALCSPGMRQYKQDFLLRETNKAFCGFFQQSKDQHNKRLFREDGCSGVQLHPDVKDSSDICSDNRLLQETSENSDEVFGGQSVHQQIRDSEMSLDNEDDEVGIATGNWGCGAFGGDPEVKAVVQWLAASQAERPFILYYTLGSKALRNIEQVTRWIRSHEWTVGDLWNLLVEYSTQRLKGETDDGFFTWLLPSLFAPHHDTDMLDLPISP, from the exons ATGGAGACAATGGAAGGGAGGGAAGACTTGAAGTCGATACTAGAGTATCTGCCGGTGGTGGTACGGTCTTGCAGTCTGTTCTGGCCGCCGCAAGTGGTGGATGCTCTAAAGGTGTTGGCGGGAGGTCCTGATCAGAGTGGGGTGCATTCTGGGGAGCTGCTATTCATAGCCATTTCGGACCTCCGGCACTCTCTTTTGCTCTCCTCTCACCCCTTCGCTCCTTCCGCCCCATACGGCTACGCCCTCTTCTTCAATGAG CTCATGTCCAGGGGGGAAGCGAGGAAATGGTTTGGAGAGGTTGTCCCGGCATTGGCGAATTTGCTTTTGCGCTTGCCCGCTCTGCTAGAATACCACTATCAAAACGCAGGTGACCTTATCCATGGAGTCAAAACTGGCCTTCGTCTACTGGATTCACAAGAAGCAGGAATCGTGTTGCTCAGCCAG GAACTAATTAGTGCTCTTCTCGGGTGCTCGTTATTTTGTTTGTTCCCCACCAATAAACGAGGTGCCAGACATCTCCCAACCATCAACTGCGATCATTTGTTTGC GGCGTTATATGACAGTTATAGTGAACAACAGGAGAATAAGATAAGGTGCATTATACACTACTTTGAAAGGATAAGTTGCCATATGCCTGAGGGTTTTGTCTCATTTGAGCGGAAAGTTCTTCCTCTGAAACATGATCCTTTAAGCATTTCTTACCCCAAGGCTAGTTTTTGGAGCAAGTCAGACATTCCTCTCTGCCGCTTTGAG GTTAACAGCTCAGACTCAGGCTTGATAGAAGATCAGTCAAGTGGGGCTCTTGAAGTTGACTTTGCAAACAAAAATATAGGAGGTGGTGCTCTTCGCAAGGGCTGTGTACAG GAAGAGATCCGTTTCATGATCAATCCTGAATTAATTGCTAGCATGCTGTTCATGCCTTCCATGGAAGATAATGAGGCTATAGAAATTATTGGTGCAGAAAGGTTTTCCGATTATACAGG GTATGCTTCTTCTTTTCGTTTTGCTGGTGACTATGTGGACACAAGGGATGTAGACTCTCTCAGAAGACGTAAAACCAGAATTATTGCAATAGATGCATTATGCAGCCCAGGGATGAGACAATATAAACAAGACTTCCTCCTCCg GGAAACTAATAAGGCATTCTGTGGATTTTTTCAACAATCGAAAGATCAGCACAACAAGAGATTGTTTCGAGAGGATGGATGTTCTGGAGTTCAGCTTCATCCAGATGTTAAAGACTCCAGTGACATTTGTAGTGATAATCGTTTG tTGCAGGAAACTAGCGAAAATTCTGATGAGGTGTTTGGAGGACAATCTGTACACCAACAGATCAGAGATTCTGAGATGTCTCTGGataatgaggatgatgaagttGGGATTGCAACTGGGAATTGGGGATGTGGTGCTTTTGGAGGAGATCCTGAAGTGAAGGCCGTAGTTCAGTGGCTAGCTGCCTCTCAG GCAGAAAGACCATTCATTTTGTACTACACGCTTGGCTCGAAGGCATTGCGAAACATAGAGCAG GTAACTCGATGGATACGTTCGCATGAATGGACAGTTGGAGATCTGTGGAATTTGTTGGTGGAGTACTCAACGCAGAGATTGAAGGGAGAGACGGATGATGGATTCTTTACTTGGCTCCTTCCATCTCTATTTGCCCCTCATCATGATACCGATATGTTGGATTTGCCTATTTCGCCTTAA